The proteins below are encoded in one region of Amorphus orientalis:
- a CDS encoding AAA family ATPase, translated as MSDVPVLIALSGLPGVGKSTVAAALVRRTGAVHLRVDSVEAALKRSALAIDPAEDAGYLALAAVARDNLALGHTVIADTVNPVAASRMLWADTARAAGAICLDVELVCSDRAEHRRRVEGRTSDIPGLALPDWARVTGRDYEPRTDDRLMLDTAILSPADAVARIVAALAA; from the coding sequence ATGTCCGATGTGCCGGTGCTGATCGCGCTCTCCGGGCTGCCCGGCGTCGGCAAGTCGACGGTTGCGGCGGCACTCGTCCGCCGGACCGGCGCGGTTCACCTGCGCGTCGATTCCGTCGAAGCGGCGCTGAAGCGGTCCGCGCTCGCCATCGATCCCGCCGAGGACGCCGGCTATCTGGCGCTCGCCGCGGTCGCCCGGGACAATCTCGCGCTCGGACACACCGTGATCGCCGACACTGTGAACCCGGTCGCGGCCTCCAGGATGTTGTGGGCCGACACCGCGCGGGCCGCCGGTGCCATCTGTCTCGACGTGGAGCTCGTCTGTTCCGATCGCGCCGAGCACCGGCGTCGCGTGGAAGGCCGCACCAGCGACATTCCCGGCCTCGCGCTTCCCGACTGGGCGCGGGTCACAGGTCGTGATTACGAGCCCCGAACCGACGACCGGCTGATGCTCGATACCGCCATCCTGTCGCCGGCCGATGCCGTCGCCCGGATCGTTGCCGCCCTTGCCGCCTGA